The following proteins are co-located in the Paludibaculum fermentans genome:
- a CDS encoding AAA family ATPase translates to MSASSTSHNFGQWKILVICPNPKLSGELTPLLAEHVPFSPAIELKEYPTRALLGDALQEQGINLCFVDVETNREWALALLSDLSMLDSKLPIVALHAGNDSEFILRTLRQGATEFLFQPLTAEHFISAMERLSAQHRGKGLANAKVYCVMPAKGACGASTIACNLAHYYRKLGTKKVLLADLDPLTGTISFQLKLKQTYSFMEALTRGGQLDEDIWKGMVQSAGGVDVALAPDQPVHGIDENYNAAAIIDFARSMYEVVILDCNGAYGQWSLTLARLCDELLLVTTNELPALQATQRSLAYLDRNRVDRSKIRILVNRYHKDIGLSRDVIEAALHCDVYHLIPSDYEDVQKALVEGKPIPPGAAVGRSLMALAEKLSGKEATSVAPKTSSLSSLFSFLRK, encoded by the coding sequence ATGTCCGCCTCCTCGACCAGTCACAATTTCGGCCAATGGAAAATCCTGGTCATCTGCCCCAACCCGAAACTGAGTGGGGAACTCACTCCTTTGTTGGCGGAGCACGTCCCGTTCTCGCCCGCGATTGAACTCAAGGAATATCCCACCCGGGCCCTGCTGGGCGACGCTTTACAGGAACAGGGGATCAACCTCTGCTTTGTCGATGTCGAGACCAATCGGGAGTGGGCGCTCGCGCTGCTCAGCGACCTCTCCATGCTCGATTCCAAATTGCCCATCGTGGCCTTGCATGCCGGCAACGACTCCGAGTTTATCCTGCGCACACTTCGCCAGGGCGCCACGGAATTCCTGTTCCAGCCCCTCACCGCCGAGCATTTCATCTCCGCAATGGAGCGGCTCTCCGCCCAGCATCGCGGCAAGGGCCTGGCAAACGCCAAGGTCTACTGCGTCATGCCGGCCAAAGGCGCTTGCGGCGCCTCCACCATTGCCTGCAATCTCGCTCATTACTACCGCAAGCTCGGCACTAAAAAGGTCCTGCTCGCCGACCTCGACCCACTCACCGGCACCATCTCCTTCCAACTGAAGCTGAAGCAGACGTACAGTTTCATGGAGGCCCTCACTCGAGGCGGCCAACTGGACGAAGACATCTGGAAAGGCATGGTCCAGTCCGCCGGAGGCGTGGATGTCGCGCTCGCCCCAGATCAGCCCGTCCATGGCATCGACGAGAACTACAATGCCGCCGCCATCATCGACTTCGCCCGCTCCATGTACGAAGTCGTCATTCTTGACTGCAATGGCGCGTATGGGCAGTGGAGCCTCACCCTGGCCCGGCTCTGCGACGAACTGCTCCTCGTCACCACCAACGAACTCCCGGCTTTGCAGGCCACCCAACGCTCTCTCGCTTACCTCGACCGCAATCGCGTCGACCGTTCCAAGATCCGCATCCTCGTGAATCGCTACCACAAGGACATCGGCCTCAGCCGCGACGTCATCGAGGCCGCACTCCATTGCGATGTCTACCACCTCATCCCCAGCGACTATGAGGATGTGCAAAAGGCTCTCGTGGAAGGCAAGCCCATCCCGCCCGGAGCCGCTGTCGGACGCAGCCTCATGGCCCTGGCCGAAAAGCTCTCCGGCAAGGAAGCCACCAGCGTGGCGCCCAAGACGTCCTCGCTGTCCAGCCTGTTCAGCTTCCTGCGGAAGTAA